In Stieleria varia, one genomic interval encodes:
- a CDS encoding tetratricopeptide repeat protein, translating to MGKTSKGKGKPKKRMLPTRRRQRASSRVMEVVTRLSRNQEARVSDAHAMILKGRYRDAQAILERLDRQGTYLAVIEALAMLYERTNQHDLCAHHASRLMRLTPNDAEILLLFGKASTFGSRTAVALLALRQFLSRWPDHPQANIAHELLGPAEVETKSRLKMAGFEYNERGLRLQSLHEQSIAALSLNRFDDVQRLCKELIAEAPEFCSARNNLAISLFHSGDLEQAVKVAEEATRVFPENWFSRILLTKLRFLGGFADEAECTAFAEELVSNPPDSQDPIVAAEELLSMMGKDTELLKFIESIPQSLLVDDIPQGMHLHFEAYVRCRLGEQSHAERLWTRAADLLPGGGEASENLEDLRARAGHAPWPGSMAQWLPITRMRECSKILRSASNSTLASGQTKLLPHFLDRGDEALRTFAVAFALAKGSKEALEHLKTFSMSDRGSDSLRHKVLSELWRREFVDEGPHPFFARGKWSEVAFHQAEIIEDSVGASDFPQVNELIAEGVDALYDERFDDAERLFDEALKIDPLNPNAAYNKALAWLQRDDDFSVERATAAFSEIHKRSPDYIFAGLALASLLARDGKLEEANEKMSLYSLRKRLHISEAKALYVVQAEILMLQGNLEGAETVYQLARDIVGDDPQVVAIREALDSKIFIAKRG from the coding sequence GTGGGAAAGACATCCAAAGGAAAAGGGAAGCCAAAGAAACGCATGCTGCCAACGCGGCGGCGACAGCGGGCATCTTCTCGTGTGATGGAAGTCGTGACGCGACTGAGCCGAAACCAAGAGGCTCGAGTCAGCGACGCCCACGCAATGATACTCAAAGGCAGGTATCGGGACGCTCAGGCAATTCTAGAACGACTGGATCGGCAAGGCACCTACTTGGCCGTGATCGAAGCCTTGGCAATGTTGTACGAACGCACCAACCAGCACGACCTATGTGCTCACCATGCCAGTCGGTTGATGCGTTTGACACCCAACGACGCCGAAATCCTGTTGCTGTTCGGCAAGGCCTCCACGTTCGGTTCTCGAACCGCCGTGGCACTCCTGGCGCTTCGTCAATTTCTCTCCCGCTGGCCCGATCATCCTCAAGCCAACATTGCTCACGAGTTGCTGGGGCCGGCCGAGGTGGAAACCAAGTCGCGACTCAAAATGGCGGGGTTTGAATACAACGAACGAGGATTGCGTCTGCAATCGCTGCACGAACAGTCCATTGCAGCGCTTTCGCTGAATCGCTTTGACGATGTTCAGCGACTCTGTAAAGAACTGATCGCCGAAGCCCCCGAGTTTTGCTCCGCTCGAAACAACTTAGCGATCTCTCTGTTTCATAGCGGCGATCTGGAACAAGCGGTGAAGGTGGCGGAGGAAGCAACTCGTGTTTTTCCAGAGAACTGGTTCTCAAGAATTCTGCTGACCAAGCTTCGTTTTCTCGGTGGATTTGCAGATGAAGCAGAGTGTACGGCATTCGCTGAGGAGCTTGTTTCCAATCCTCCTGATTCCCAAGACCCGATCGTCGCTGCGGAAGAGTTATTGTCAATGATGGGTAAAGACACCGAACTGCTGAAGTTCATCGAGTCCATCCCGCAATCGTTGTTGGTCGACGATATTCCTCAAGGAATGCACCTTCACTTTGAAGCGTATGTACGGTGTCGACTCGGCGAGCAATCACATGCCGAACGGCTTTGGACGCGTGCTGCCGACCTATTGCCGGGCGGTGGTGAGGCGTCCGAGAACCTCGAGGATTTGCGAGCGAGGGCAGGGCATGCGCCATGGCCCGGTTCGATGGCTCAATGGTTGCCTATAACGCGAATGCGAGAGTGTTCGAAAATTCTCCGCTCGGCATCCAATTCGACTTTGGCTTCCGGACAGACGAAGTTGCTACCGCATTTCTTGGACCGGGGAGATGAGGCGCTGAGAACATTCGCGGTGGCGTTCGCCCTAGCAAAGGGTAGCAAGGAGGCGTTGGAGCACCTCAAGACGTTTTCCATGTCGGATCGCGGCTCAGACTCCTTGCGACATAAGGTGTTGTCGGAGCTTTGGAGGCGCGAGTTCGTCGATGAAGGTCCACATCCATTCTTCGCGCGTGGAAAATGGAGTGAAGTCGCCTTTCATCAGGCAGAAATCATTGAGGACTCGGTCGGGGCAAGCGACTTCCCTCAAGTCAACGAACTGATCGCAGAGGGAGTGGACGCACTGTATGACGAACGATTCGATGATGCCGAGAGGCTTTTCGATGAGGCGTTGAAGATTGACCCACTCAATCCCAACGCGGCGTACAACAAGGCGTTGGCGTGGCTTCAACGCGACGACGATTTTTCTGTCGAACGTGCGACCGCAGCGTTTAGCGAGATACATAAACGATCGCCGGACTACATTTTCGCTGGTTTGGCCCTCGCGAGTCTTCTTGCTAGAGACGGAAAGCTGGAGGAGGCGAACGAGAAAATGTCACTCTACTCGCTTCGGAAACGCCTGCATATTTCCGAAGCAAAGGCGTTGTATGTGGTTCAAGCCGAAATCTTGATGCTGCAAGGAAATCTGGAGGGCGCCGAGACTGTTTACCAGTTGGCGAGAGACATCGTCGGAGACGATCCGCAAGTGGTCGCGATTCGTGAGGCTCTGGATTCCAAAATTTTCATCGCAAAACGAGGCTGA
- a CDS encoding response regulator — translation MIKIEARLREYAEKMIEMPTILLVDDSPTQIVFAQSVLQEHGISIRSAQHGRDALDVMNTHHVDVVVTDMQMPVMDGLDLIREMQIQHPAIPAILLTGHGSEGLAAEALSAGAVTYLSKEHIHIQLRDTTHRVLQLAHAHTQAMKIKGVLRRSAFEFATDSCIDRITPLVCLQLQMMTTMRLLHTGHRIRIAEALHYLYYHTMLHENLELPISKTPLSFAQAMSHTDSMRHDKDTVHKLQRAISVWIDANDDALTITLAHQGLGGSLKQGPLPGTPDSFSDERARGMLLLTSLMDEVFINRRGEIMLIKRL, via the coding sequence GTGATTAAGATTGAGGCTCGTCTGAGAGAGTACGCTGAAAAGATGATTGAGATGCCGACGATCCTACTAGTTGATGACAGCCCGACACAGATCGTGTTTGCGCAATCGGTTCTGCAAGAACATGGGATATCGATCCGTTCGGCGCAGCATGGTCGAGACGCGTTGGACGTGATGAATACACATCATGTCGATGTGGTCGTCACCGACATGCAGATGCCGGTGATGGACGGTTTGGACTTGATCCGCGAGATGCAGATTCAACATCCCGCCATCCCTGCGATCCTGTTGACCGGACACGGCAGCGAAGGCTTGGCAGCGGAAGCACTCAGTGCGGGAGCTGTCACATACCTTTCCAAAGAACACATCCACATTCAGCTTCGCGACACAACCCACCGAGTGCTACAACTCGCTCACGCCCATACTCAGGCGATGAAGATCAAAGGCGTGTTGCGGCGATCCGCTTTTGAATTCGCGACCGACTCATGTATCGACCGGATCACTCCGTTGGTTTGCTTGCAGTTGCAGATGATGACCACCATGCGGTTGCTGCACACGGGGCATCGAATTCGGATCGCGGAAGCGTTGCATTACTTGTACTACCACACGATGCTGCACGAAAATTTAGAATTACCGATCAGCAAGACTCCGCTATCCTTCGCGCAAGCCATGTCGCATACCGACTCGATGCGACATGACAAAGACACCGTCCACAAGTTGCAGCGAGCGATCTCTGTCTGGATCGATGCCAACGACGATGCGTTGACGATCACTCTGGCACATCAAGGGTTAGGGGGTTCATTGAAACAAGGTCCGCTGCCTGGCACACCTGACAGTTTTTCTGACGAGCGAGCCCGCGGCATGCTGCTGTTGACGAGTTTGATGGACGAAGTGTTCATCAACCGCCGAGGCGAAATCATGCTGATCAAGCGGTTATGA
- a CDS encoding dienelactone hydrolase family protein translates to MKITTLLLIMSLGAASAYCQDSTPAATSSDSDVDLKSYFTPPVQWQGKLGDYRSPLLFSDGRRVTDAQQWQQRRQEIANQWEQLLGKWPPLITEPSVKVLTSTSRENLTQHQIRFAWTPNETTTGYLLIPEGDGPHPAVVVVYYEPETAIGRGKADRDFALQLARRGFVTLSIGTTEASEAKTYAIYHPSIDDATVEPLSMLAYAAANAWYVLASRPEVDANRIGIMGHSFGGKWAMFASCLFDKFACAAWSDPGIVFDQQRGSVNYWEPWYLGYHPPPWRPRGMITQENPSRGRYPEMVAAGRDLHELHALMAPRPFLVSGGSEDPPKRWEALNHSIQVNRLLGYEDRVAMSNRDEHSPNPQSNAIIYAFFEKFLKEHD, encoded by the coding sequence ATGAAAATCACCACACTTCTGCTGATCATGTCTCTAGGCGCAGCGTCAGCGTACTGCCAGGACTCCACGCCCGCCGCCACCTCGTCGGATTCGGACGTCGACCTCAAGTCCTATTTCACGCCACCGGTCCAATGGCAGGGGAAACTTGGTGACTACCGTTCGCCGCTCCTGTTTTCCGACGGACGCCGTGTGACCGATGCCCAGCAGTGGCAGCAGCGAAGACAGGAGATTGCCAATCAATGGGAACAGCTGTTGGGGAAATGGCCGCCATTGATCACTGAGCCTTCAGTCAAAGTGCTGACATCGACCAGTCGTGAGAACTTGACGCAGCATCAGATTCGCTTTGCATGGACGCCGAACGAAACCACAACCGGCTATCTACTGATCCCAGAGGGCGATGGCCCGCATCCCGCCGTTGTGGTCGTTTATTACGAGCCCGAAACGGCGATCGGACGCGGCAAAGCGGATCGAGACTTTGCCTTGCAACTCGCACGACGTGGCTTTGTCACTCTCTCCATCGGTACCACAGAAGCCTCGGAAGCAAAAACGTATGCGATCTACCATCCGAGCATCGATGACGCGACCGTCGAGCCGCTTTCGATGCTGGCCTACGCCGCAGCCAACGCGTGGTACGTCTTGGCCAGTCGTCCCGAAGTGGACGCGAATCGAATCGGCATCATGGGGCACTCGTTTGGCGGAAAGTGGGCCATGTTTGCGTCATGCCTGTTTGACAAATTCGCTTGTGCCGCATGGTCCGACCCAGGCATCGTGTTCGACCAGCAACGCGGTAGTGTCAACTATTGGGAGCCCTGGTATCTGGGATACCATCCCCCGCCCTGGCGTCCACGCGGAATGATCACACAAGAGAATCCTTCACGAGGCCGTTACCCGGAGATGGTTGCCGCCGGCCGTGACTTGCATGAACTGCACGCTTTGATGGCCCCACGCCCCTTTCTCGTTTCCGGAGGCAGCGAAGATCCGCCCAAACGTTGGGAGGCGCTCAATCATTCAATCCAAGTCAATCGGTTACTCGGATACGAGGACCGAGTGGCCATGAGCAACCGCGATGAGCACTCACCCAATCCGCAATCCAATGCGATCATTTATGCGTTCTTTGAAAAGTTTCTCAAAGAACACGATTAG
- a CDS encoding Gfo/Idh/MocA family protein: MNHPQNAKPQTDRRTFLSRTGKTAAAATLIAAAGQRVHAAEENEIKVALIGCGGRGTGATLNALSVDNGPIRLVAMADVFDNHISTRLASITSNEAVASKVDVTPERRFVGFDAYKQAMDCLSPGDIVILATPPAFRWVQFTYAIEKGLNVFMEKPVTVDGPTSARMLELNKKAIDKNLKVAVGLMCRHCKARQELFQRIQDGEIGDVTMMRAYRMAGPTGSAAAKPNEDPNLSELLYQIKNFHGFLWLSGGAVSDFLIHNIDESCWMKNDWPVSAIACGGRHYRGDMVDQNFDSYSIEYTFGDGTKLMVDGRTIPGCKREFASYAHGTKGLAVISSASHTPAKARIYSGHKMDQDKLLWAYPQPEPNPYQVEWDDLISAIRSDTPYNEVERGVMASAVTSMGRMAAHTGQEITLEQFMSLDHEFAPGIDQLTLQSESPLKANAEGKYSVPMPGLVKKREYL, encoded by the coding sequence ATGAACCACCCTCAAAACGCCAAGCCTCAAACCGACCGCCGTACGTTTCTCTCTCGCACTGGAAAAACGGCTGCGGCAGCCACGCTGATCGCCGCGGCGGGACAACGCGTGCATGCAGCAGAAGAAAACGAGATCAAGGTTGCTCTGATCGGTTGTGGAGGTCGAGGTACCGGTGCAACTCTCAACGCACTATCGGTCGACAACGGACCGATCCGATTGGTCGCAATGGCCGATGTCTTTGACAACCACATCAGCACTCGCCTTGCATCGATCACCAGCAACGAAGCCGTGGCGTCCAAGGTGGACGTGACTCCGGAACGCCGATTCGTCGGCTTCGACGCCTACAAGCAAGCGATGGATTGCCTTTCGCCGGGCGACATCGTGATCCTGGCCACTCCGCCGGCGTTTCGTTGGGTGCAGTTCACCTATGCGATCGAGAAAGGCCTCAATGTCTTCATGGAAAAACCCGTCACCGTGGACGGCCCCACCTCGGCTCGGATGCTGGAGCTGAACAAGAAAGCCATCGACAAGAACCTGAAAGTCGCGGTCGGCCTGATGTGCCGTCACTGCAAAGCTCGCCAAGAACTGTTCCAACGAATCCAAGACGGCGAGATCGGTGACGTCACCATGATGCGTGCCTATCGGATGGCGGGACCGACCGGTTCCGCTGCGGCAAAACCGAACGAAGACCCCAATCTCAGTGAGTTGCTGTACCAAATCAAAAACTTCCACGGCTTCCTCTGGCTCAGCGGCGGCGCCGTCAGCGATTTCTTGATCCATAACATTGATGAGTCGTGCTGGATGAAGAACGACTGGCCCGTCAGCGCGATCGCTTGCGGCGGTCGCCACTACCGTGGAGACATGGTCGACCAAAACTTTGACTCCTATTCGATCGAATACACCTTCGGCGACGGGACCAAGTTGATGGTCGATGGGCGGACCATTCCCGGATGCAAACGCGAGTTCGCCAGTTACGCACACGGCACCAAAGGTCTTGCCGTGATTTCATCGGCTTCCCACACGCCGGCCAAAGCACGTATCTACTCAGGCCACAAAATGGACCAGGACAAGCTGCTGTGGGCGTACCCTCAACCTGAGCCCAACCCCTATCAAGTCGAATGGGACGATTTGATCTCGGCGATCCGATCTGACACCCCGTACAACGAAGTCGAACGTGGCGTCATGGCCAGCGCAGTCACGTCCATGGGCCGCATGGCGGCGCACACCGGACAAGAGATCACGCTGGAGCAGTTCATGAGCTTGGACCACGAGTTCGCTCCCGGCATCGATCAACTGACGCTGCAAAGCGAATCGCCGCTGAAAGCCAACGCGGAAGGCAAGTACAGCGTGCCGATGCCCGGTTTGGTCAAGAAACGCGAGTACCTGTAG
- a CDS encoding tetratricopeptide repeat protein gives MARRKNRLHSDRQASTGQEMPSSGSVFTSRASFAILLASICGLAFFLRLLHVLQTFEVPTLVRLLGDARGYVDWAVRISDGDWYGTETFYQAPLYPYFLAVLIKIFGPSITVIRLVQMVLGVAGVGLVGLAGRKLFSERVGLIAAFMLAAYPPAIYYDGIIQKAALATFLLCALMASCAYLQSESRWWHAVMAGVSLGLLVLTRENALLWTPLIPIWILLGIGETSRHRWMLVGCYAGGIALILLPVAARNASLGGEWSPTTFQAGPNFYIGNNLDATGIYVPLVPGHETPMYERADAQRLAEQAVGRELSAREVSKFWMSRAWQEIRQSPGRWLQLMIAKTFMVFNRYEVPDVESMYIFRDYSFPLKLSRIWHFGILCPLAIWGLIATGEDWRRLWLHYLLLLTMIAAVVGFFILGRYRNPIAILLIPFAAAGAVELFLRVRERRWRSTGIAAAVLLLSLIGCNISVHEERSLQASCYMNMGISASKAGDLATGIELLQRAIAEFPEMAEGYVNLGRAYMLNRQPDLAAKCFLQALLLDSRLVGVHFQLGEALEYSGDRQGAIEQYQRALAVDPSNVRAAESLERLH, from the coding sequence ATGGCTAGACGCAAGAATCGATTGCACTCTGACCGTCAAGCGTCCACAGGCCAGGAGATGCCCTCCTCTGGCAGTGTTTTCACAAGTCGTGCTTCGTTTGCGATCCTCCTAGCGAGCATTTGCGGGCTCGCTTTTTTTCTGCGCCTGCTGCATGTCTTGCAGACGTTTGAAGTCCCCACGTTGGTGCGGCTGCTTGGTGACGCCAGGGGGTACGTTGACTGGGCGGTCAGAATCAGCGATGGCGACTGGTATGGCACCGAGACCTTTTACCAAGCTCCGCTCTATCCGTATTTCTTGGCGGTACTGATCAAGATCTTCGGCCCCAGTATCACCGTGATCCGGCTTGTTCAAATGGTGCTGGGCGTAGCCGGTGTCGGCCTGGTTGGTCTCGCGGGGCGTAAGTTGTTTTCGGAGAGAGTTGGGCTGATTGCGGCATTCATGCTGGCTGCCTATCCGCCTGCGATTTACTACGACGGCATCATTCAAAAGGCTGCCCTGGCCACTTTTTTACTGTGTGCCCTGATGGCGTCATGTGCCTATCTGCAAAGTGAGTCGCGATGGTGGCATGCGGTCATGGCTGGTGTTTCGTTGGGCCTGTTGGTGCTGACGCGAGAGAACGCCTTGCTGTGGACGCCGCTCATTCCGATTTGGATTCTGCTGGGGATTGGCGAGACGAGTCGACACCGATGGATGCTTGTTGGTTGCTACGCAGGCGGCATCGCATTGATTTTGCTACCTGTCGCGGCGCGAAACGCTTCGCTGGGTGGCGAGTGGTCGCCGACGACGTTTCAAGCGGGACCCAACTTTTACATCGGCAACAATTTGGATGCCACGGGAATCTACGTTCCGTTGGTTCCAGGTCACGAGACGCCCATGTATGAGCGAGCTGATGCTCAGCGTTTGGCTGAACAGGCGGTCGGGCGTGAGCTGTCTGCCCGCGAAGTCTCAAAGTTTTGGATGTCGAGGGCTTGGCAAGAAATAAGGCAATCTCCCGGTCGTTGGTTGCAACTGATGATCGCCAAGACGTTCATGGTCTTCAATCGCTATGAAGTCCCCGACGTGGAGAGCATGTACATCTTTCGTGACTATTCATTCCCGCTGAAGCTAAGCCGAATCTGGCACTTTGGCATCCTGTGTCCCTTGGCGATTTGGGGGCTGATCGCGACTGGTGAGGACTGGCGGCGGTTGTGGCTGCACTATCTGTTGTTGCTAACGATGATCGCCGCTGTTGTCGGGTTTTTTATATTGGGGCGATACCGCAACCCGATCGCGATTTTGCTGATTCCGTTTGCGGCGGCAGGTGCGGTTGAACTGTTTTTGAGAGTCCGGGAGCGACGATGGCGATCGACAGGCATTGCTGCTGCGGTCCTCTTGTTGTCCCTCATCGGATGTAACATCAGCGTGCACGAAGAAAGATCTCTGCAAGCCAGTTGTTACATGAACATGGGGATCTCGGCCAGCAAGGCGGGCGACCTCGCGACTGGAATCGAGTTGTTGCAAAGGGCAATCGCCGAGTTTCCTGAGATGGCAGAGGGTTACGTCAATCTTGGCAGGGCATACATGCTCAATCGCCAACCAGACCTCGCTGCCAAGTGCTTTCTACAGGCCCTGTTACTTGATTCGCGACTTGTGGGCGTGCATTTCCAGCTTGGCGAGGCATTGGAGTACTCCGGTGATCGCCAAGGCGCGATCGAGCAGTACCAGCGTGCCTTGGCGGTCGACCCATCGAATGTGAGAGCTGCAGAGTCATTGGAGCGGCTCCACTAG
- a CDS encoding aldehyde dehydrogenase family protein gives MDSSTTNWQRLPTPQRCRLIGGAATFVARAADELVAACQSDQRTDPAETIASELLPLCSALKFIQRRGRKVLADRHCGWWGRPLWLWGASARVSRVPHGRVLVLGTWNYPVLLPGVQVAQALAGGNQVFLKPAPGTERASELLAKCFYDAGVPVHQLQVLDSTTEAAVAQMNSGVELVVLTGAADTGRKVLAAAATSLTHSIMELSGCDAAIVLPGADLKRVVRALAFGLRFNSGATCIGPRRLMVPPEFMPALMDALKAEFADDESVVVHPAARFGAASLIQDALDHGASDLLGVFDRDRLIETGQMQIVLLGDVQPDHDIASADVFAPVLSIMSVESLQQAIQWVNQCPYRLAASVFGPKSEALKVANQLSVGTVIVNDLIAPTADPRLPLGGRGESGFGVTRGAEGLLAMTVPRVVSVRKGNIAPHLEPRRASDQQLLGGLLQFSHGGTLKCRIAGLRRMVKAGKNRDNRDGEAS, from the coding sequence TTGGATTCATCAACGACGAATTGGCAAAGATTGCCCACGCCCCAGCGGTGTCGCCTGATTGGCGGCGCTGCCACGTTTGTCGCGCGGGCAGCCGACGAATTGGTCGCGGCATGCCAAAGTGACCAGCGCACCGACCCAGCCGAGACGATCGCATCCGAGCTGTTGCCACTGTGCAGCGCCCTGAAATTCATTCAGCGACGTGGCCGCAAGGTATTGGCGGACCGCCACTGTGGTTGGTGGGGACGTCCACTCTGGTTGTGGGGAGCATCCGCTCGTGTCTCTCGCGTGCCACACGGTCGCGTGCTGGTGTTGGGGACATGGAATTACCCAGTGTTGTTGCCCGGCGTTCAAGTCGCTCAGGCTTTGGCAGGGGGCAATCAAGTCTTTCTGAAACCCGCTCCAGGAACCGAGCGAGCGTCCGAATTGCTTGCCAAGTGCTTCTACGATGCGGGAGTTCCTGTGCATCAACTACAAGTGCTGGATTCGACCACCGAGGCTGCGGTCGCACAGATGAACTCCGGCGTGGAATTGGTCGTGCTGACGGGGGCTGCCGATACGGGTCGCAAAGTGTTGGCTGCCGCGGCGACGAGCTTGACCCATTCGATCATGGAACTCAGCGGATGCGACGCAGCAATTGTGTTGCCGGGCGCGGATCTCAAACGCGTCGTACGCGCTTTGGCGTTTGGTCTGAGGTTCAACAGTGGCGCGACGTGTATCGGTCCCCGCCGATTGATGGTGCCGCCTGAGTTCATGCCGGCACTGATGGACGCCCTGAAAGCTGAGTTTGCCGACGATGAATCCGTCGTGGTCCATCCGGCCGCGCGGTTCGGCGCGGCGTCCTTGATTCAGGACGCGTTGGATCACGGCGCCTCGGATTTGCTGGGCGTCTTTGACCGCGATCGATTGATAGAAACGGGCCAGATGCAGATCGTTTTGCTGGGCGACGTACAACCGGACCACGACATTGCATCGGCGGACGTGTTCGCCCCCGTGTTGTCGATCATGTCAGTGGAAAGTCTTCAGCAGGCCATCCAATGGGTCAACCAGTGTCCCTATCGATTGGCCGCATCAGTGTTCGGGCCCAAGTCCGAGGCATTGAAGGTTGCAAACCAGTTGTCGGTCGGAACCGTGATCGTCAACGACTTGATCGCCCCGACGGCCGACCCGAGGTTGCCGCTGGGCGGTCGCGGAGAAAGCGGCTTTGGTGTCACAAGGGGAGCCGAAGGACTGTTGGCGATGACCGTCCCCCGAGTCGTGAGTGTGCGAAAAGGCAACATCGCCCCGCATCTGGAACCCCGCCGGGCATCGGATCAGCAGTTGCTGGGCGGTTTATTACAGTTTTCACACGGCGGGACGCTGAAATGCAGGATTGCGGGACTCAGACGCATGGTGAAGGCGGGCAAAAACAGAGACAATCGCGATGGCGAGGCCTCGTGA
- a CDS encoding phytoene desaturase family protein, giving the protein MIATDSKSLQVVVVGSGLAGLSSACVLAARGHRVILVDKNDWVGGKAAQHTADGFRFDMGPTILTLPSVLKRVFQEADRRMEDYLEILPLDPQWRCFFEASGGHERAVLDLVSETATMKENLQRFTGSQISGDGYERFLKMSQQLHGVSDRFFFWRSVGGLIDTMDVGGAFSAAVLKDVLSLRMGKSVASVVRSYVPDHRVSQMMDHFTQYVGSSPYASPAVLCGIAHMQTQEGIWYPVGGTRAVPEALCKLAMELGVDVRTNVDVLRIQTAGDRVTGVVTTSGETISCDAVVSNCDAVRTYRELLDDTPQSDKFEKARKYEPACSGVVLYLGLNKRFDQLLHHNFVFSRDPEEEFDYIYHRGEPAPDPTAYVCAPAISEPAVAPEGGEALYILVHTPYLRPQHNWKEMLPKYREVILDKLESCAGMKGLRDSIQYEASLTPEGIHNRYRVLNGAIYGLASHGKYLGAFKPGNRRKDLQGLYLAGGAAHPGPGMPMVMMSGWIAADSLDQDVQNGKLGRQASAMI; this is encoded by the coding sequence ATGATTGCAACGGATTCTAAATCACTTCAGGTCGTCGTCGTCGGTAGCGGTTTGGCAGGGCTATCGAGCGCCTGTGTGCTGGCCGCTCGCGGACATCGTGTCATCTTGGTGGACAAGAATGACTGGGTAGGCGGAAAAGCAGCGCAGCACACCGCCGACGGATTCCGGTTCGACATGGGGCCGACGATCCTGACATTGCCCAGCGTCCTGAAGCGTGTGTTCCAGGAAGCCGACCGACGGATGGAGGACTACCTGGAGATTCTGCCGCTCGATCCACAGTGGCGATGTTTTTTCGAAGCCAGTGGTGGGCACGAACGCGCGGTCTTGGATTTGGTTTCCGAGACAGCGACGATGAAAGAGAATCTGCAGCGTTTCACCGGATCGCAAATCAGTGGTGACGGCTACGAGCGTTTCCTCAAGATGAGCCAACAGTTGCACGGCGTCTCGGACCGATTCTTCTTTTGGCGTAGCGTCGGTGGCTTGATCGACACCATGGATGTCGGCGGTGCGTTCTCGGCCGCCGTTTTGAAAGATGTCCTGTCGCTGCGAATGGGAAAGAGTGTTGCATCCGTCGTTCGATCCTACGTCCCTGATCATCGCGTTTCGCAAATGATGGATCACTTCACCCAGTACGTCGGATCATCACCCTACGCGTCGCCCGCTGTGCTGTGTGGCATCGCGCACATGCAGACTCAGGAAGGCATATGGTATCCCGTCGGCGGCACCCGCGCGGTCCCAGAGGCTTTGTGCAAACTGGCAATGGAATTGGGCGTGGACGTGCGAACCAACGTCGACGTGCTGCGAATCCAAACGGCGGGAGATCGAGTCACCGGCGTGGTCACCACGAGCGGAGAAACGATCTCGTGCGATGCCGTGGTCAGCAATTGTGATGCAGTGCGTACGTATCGTGAGTTGCTGGACGACACACCTCAGAGCGACAAATTCGAAAAAGCACGCAAATACGAACCGGCATGCAGTGGTGTCGTGTTGTACTTGGGGTTGAACAAACGTTTTGACCAGCTGTTGCACCACAACTTTGTCTTCTCTCGTGACCCCGAAGAAGAATTCGACTACATCTACCACCGAGGCGAACCCGCGCCGGACCCCACCGCCTACGTGTGTGCTCCTGCGATCAGTGAACCTGCGGTAGCACCTGAGGGCGGTGAAGCCTTGTACATACTGGTCCACACGCCTTACCTGCGACCGCAACACAACTGGAAAGAGATGTTGCCCAAATATCGCGAGGTGATTCTCGATAAACTGGAAAGCTGCGCCGGTATGAAAGGCTTGCGAGACTCGATCCAGTACGAAGCATCACTGACTCCCGAAGGAATTCACAATCGCTATCGCGTGCTCAACGGTGCCATCTATGGTCTGGCCAGTCATGGCAAATACCTCGGTGCCTTCAAACCAGGGAATCGACGCAAGGACCTGCAGGGTCTCTATTTGGCCGGCGGTGCAGCGCATCCAGGCCCCGGAATGCCGATGGTGATGATGAGCGGTTGGATTGCTGCGGACTCGTTGGATCAAGACGTTCAGAATGGCAAGCTGGGTCGACAAGCCTCAGCGATGATTTGA